In Anaerolineales bacterium, the sequence GCCAGAAGGATGGGTTTCCTATGAAGTATGGACACTGATTTAACAAGCTCATTATTTCCCAATCCAGTCATTCAGCGACTAAATTAGGGTGGAGGCCATATATCTACCGGAATCGTCATGCATTCTTCACCGCCCCTTTGAAACTTCTTGTGGAATTCATCAACGGTTATCCCATAAACCTGCTCAACGTCCAGAGTATAGGGACCCACAAACTCGTTCATCTTGTTCCTGACACCTTCCAAATCTCCAGGCGAGAACAACCAAGCATTAAAAAATAAGTCTTCGATACAAATAACAGGGTTTTCAGTTTCAATGATAGGTCGTGTCGTATATTCTAAGATCACACCCTCTTCTGGATATGATAGCCACAGAATAAATGCGTTGGGAGCGGTTGGCTCAGCGATAGCAATCTCCAAATAAAACCTAACCGCCTCAGGTAAACCAAAGTCCCGTAAGACCATATCTAAGCTATAGTTATCAGTGAGCCTAATATATGTTTCTTCACCATATAGACGTATAAGGCCACCTTCAACCCTTGAATACGCCAACGTTGTGATATTAAGAGAACCTAGTTTTTGATCTGCAGAAAATTCGAATCTAGCCTTCATCGAGATAATCACTTCGTCTTCCGACGAAACAACTTCTACCCAACCGCTATCACCAGAAGGAGCCACATAGTATTCAGAGCTTCTAAAAATTGACGACCATTCTTGATTAAACTCGTTTTTAGTCGTCTCTCCTGGGGTTACCCCCCACCAACAAGGCAAATCACAATTGGAATATTTGTTACTCAGTTCCCCAAGAGATACTTGATAAGTTTCTTCTGTGCTGGGAGAGCTTGTTAAAGGAGAGGAGGGGGTATCGCTTGGAGCAGTTTGTTCTGCGACAGGAACAGCAACGGCCTGTCCCAATTGAGCACACGAAATCAACAATGTAGAGATAAAAATCAACCATTTAGCACAGTGAAGAGTCATTTAGTCTCTCCTATTTTCAGCCACTGAGACATATTTGTCGCCATCCACTCGCTTGCTGTCAAATCTTCCACTCTTTCTTCCAGTTCACCCGTTCCCCAAGAACTATAGGTCCAAGCAATGAACATATCCGCAAAAGTTTCAGATTTTGTCTCACTTGTATTCTGCTGCCAAAGCCTGCCACCAAACGGATTTGGAAGGAGAATACTCGCTCGGCTATCAACATATCTCTGCGGAAGGGAATTCTCAGGTACTTTGCCGTAAATGTTATTAAATACATGCCCAAGCTCGTGGATATAATTGTTCACACGCCTTTGAGCCACAAGCGACATAGCGGCACAGTCCACTAAGCTGCTGCTTCGAGTTACGCAACCGCCTGTGTATTCATCTCCCATATATGTATATGAGGAAACCTTGTTGATCACTAATGGGGTACTCGCATCAGTGTCAAATGCTTGCCTAAATGCTAGTGAGGAATTTTTCGAACCAGTAGTCTGAGCAACTTTAGCTGCAACATCACGGACGGCCTTATTTATTGCATAAAGATCTATGCTAGACCAATTGCCTGAAAGTTTAATGCCATAGCTTACCCACAAATTTTGTTGCACCGTTAACGGTTTACCGCAAATAATTCCATCCAAACATGGAGTTTTGGAAACATAACCGCTAGGGTCTACCATAGTTAGAGGCCGATTGAGGACATATGATAGCCTATTGAGCGTCTGAGGATTGCTTAATCGCGAAACAACGAGATCAGGCTGTATAAATCGCCCCAACGCCGGGTTATAGCATCTGGCGTTATAGTCCATCAAGCCCGTACCGTCGAGCCGTCGCTGCCCGGTGTAGCCAAAGTCGGTCTGTGCGATGCCTTCTTCAAAGCGCGGCAGGCCATAGGGTGTGTAGCGCTGCTCACCCAGCAAGTCACCAACAGCATCTGTTAAAGCCACCAGCGAGCCCAAATGGTCGGTCAGCAGGTATTTGGTGCCTTCGTCATCCCGCATGGCCAGGCGTTGGTCAGCCAGGCCGTAATATTTTATGATTTCAGGCGAGCCATTGGCGTCACGCACTTCATAGGCGCCACCGCCCAGATACAAGGTAATTGTGCCGTCCGGGTTGACCTGCTTGACACGATGGCCATTGCCGTCATAGATAAGCACCCACTCATCGTCGCCATTGTCCAGGCCTGCCAGGCGGTTCTCGGCATTGAAGGTCTGCGTCCATTCGATACCATATTCAATGCGAGTGGTCATGTTGCCGTTGGCATCATAGCCGTAACTGCCGGAGAAGGGCATGGCTGGCGGCGTGGGCGTCAGCTCTAAAGTAGGTGTCACCTCTGGCGTCTCGGTCGGTGTGACCTCCGGGGTCTCGGTCGGGGTTTCCGTTTCCGTAGGTTCTGGCGTTTCCGTGGGGGTCTCGGTTTCGGTAGGTGTCACCTCCGGTGTCTCAGTCGGCGTCTCCGTCTCAGTCGGCGTGGCTTCGGGGTCAAGCGTCTCCGTCGCAGTAGGCGTCAGCGTCGGTTCCAGAGTAGGCTCCGGCACGATGTAGTTGCCTGCGCTGAGGATGTTGCCGAGCTGGTCATAGTCCCAGCGCTGGCGGTAGATGTAGTCTTCCGGCTCTGTGAAAGCGTTGGCTTCCAGCAAGCGGTCTAAATGATCATATTCGTAGCTGAAGTTCTCATTGAGAACTGTGTCTTGCATGGCGGTGATGTTGCCGGCCAGATCGTACTCATAACTGAAGTCGATCAAGTCCTGGGAGCCATTGCTGGCCGCCCGGTTCAGCAAGCGGTTGGTGCTGCCGGAATAGGTGTTGGTCACCAATACGCCATTGCCCAGGCTCATTTGCGTGATCTGGCTCAGGGCGTTGTAGGCGAGAGTCGCTAAACTGCCTGTCTCTGTGCCAGCCATGCCGTTGACACGGCCCAGGGCATCGTAAGAATACGAAACCACTTCGCTGTCCGGGTATGTCAGGCTGGCAATGCGCCCCAGCCAGTCGCTGACGGTGGTGAAAGCAAAGCTGCCGCTGACCCCGCTGATGCTGCGCGTCTCGGTCACAGTGCGGCCATAGTCGCTGTAAGTCCAGCTGGTGCTGCCGCTTTGGTCCGTCATGCCGACCCGAAAGCCGATCGTGCCGGCGCTGCTGCCATAGCTGTAGGTCGCCAGGGTCTGGCTGGTGTTCTCGTCGGTCTTGCTCAGCAGGCGGCCCAGGTCGTCATAGGCAAAACTCAACACCTGGCCGCGCGCATCTTCCTGCTCCAGCAGGTTGCCCAGCGCGTCATAGGCATAGTTCCACAGGCCCATGTCTGGGTCGTTCATGCTGGTCTTGCGGCCCAGCCAGTCGTAACTGATGGCGGTGACGTTGTTCTGCGCATCGCGCACCTGGGTCAGGCGGTCGTAGATGTCATAGTTATAGAGGGTCGTGGCGTAGAGAGCTGTACTGGGGTGTGTCCCGGAGAATTCCTGTACGGCGATCATGCGGCCCAGACCGTCGCTGGTGCGCGAGACCCGGTGTCCGTTGGGATCAATCATGCTGGTGGTCAAACCCGCATAGATCGTCTGGGTGCTGATGCTGCCTGGCTGGGTGGTGGAGGTCAGCCGGCCGAGCAGGTCATAACTGTGGACTGTGAATTGGCTGGGACTGCCAAAGCTGGGCAAGCTCTGGCTGCTCACCAGCCCGGCGGCATTCTGCGGTAGGCGCCACATGTAAAAGTCCAGTACATTAGGCGGTCGCGCCGACATATTCAGAATCCGATTCAGCAGGCGGCGAACATTCCAACCCGGCGATGCCGAAAACGTGGTGAGTAGCATCCAAGATCTTGAGTTCGCCGTCCAATCAGTATGTCTCATATCGATCCCCTCACACCGTCACTTACTCCGTTAGATATGCAATTAACCAAAGTAAGCCAAGAACGCCGGTAAAAAAATAAGAAGATCCCACTAACCTGTAATTATGTGAGCGGTCATCAAATTCTTTATCAGAGATTTTTAAGAAATGATTTAGCCTTCCCATTAATAAGGAGACGACATCGCGCTGCTTACGACCAAGAATAAAAGTCTGAAAACCAAAGACTATACAATAGACAGAATAAAGTAACAACAGAAACAGCAAAAGAGCACGATACGTTACATTCATTTTTCTTCTATTTGGTTGGCGGCCTTGGAATCACCGGAATCGTGGCGGTCACCAGCCCGGCGGCGTTCAGCGCGATTCCCATCACAGTGCAACCGTACAGCCGTCACTCCTCCTCCCTTAAAACTGTCTTTCATAATCCACACGCTCACCAGATAGCGAATCAATTAAAATAGTTTCTAATTAGAACTCTTCACAATAAAGCAAGTTTCTCTGTCAGCTAAGATGAGATTAGCAAATTCCTGAATTGTCAAACCCAAAGCCACCTCTATTGGTTGCCAATAACTCTCCTGTGGTGAAACTTTGAGGTTAAACATAGTGTATTCTTCGCTATATTCCTCGCTGTATAAGTAAATTGAAAGTGTTAAGAGATTGTCAAAGCAGATAAAATCGTTCTTAATTCCCCCCCCTACTGCTTCGAACAAAATCCCTTTGCTCTCATATAAAAGAAATATACCTTCACGCTCTTCACTTTGAGGAATTCCAATTCGATCAGGGTAACCCTGTGCTTTAAACAACTCTACGATTTGTGATTCTTCAAATTGCTCTTTGGGTTTCGTTATTATATTGTCGATACGAATATAGATTACCAACTCATCTTTAGAGGCAATGAACAATCGGAATAATTCTGTTTCGAAGCGCTCTCGAAAGTAGTACAAATCTAAAGTGCCTACAGAACTTGTGTAACTCAGTTTATCTTCCAATAAAATGCCTAATTTATTGATAATGGCAAGAGCCTCTTTAGTTTCAGTTACTCCTGGGGTTATACCGATGTAGCAAGGCAGGGAGCAATTGGCAGTTTCCAAACTCCCAAGAATAACGTTTAGCTCACCGAGATCCGTAGGAACCGCAGTTTTAACCACTCCATTTTCTATTGAAAGCAGGCCAGTTTGATCTATCTGGTGTATTTGAAATAGCTTGTAAACTCCAAGAAGCACCGCAATGATCATAATAAAAGCAAGGAAATTCTTATATCCTGTCAAGGATTTCCTCCTAAATCAACTGAAAGCCACCATACATCATGTAGGTAATCCCTAAACCAATCAAAGCGCGTAAAAGGTGCATACTGAATCGATGTTTCATCAGTAAAACCATTTTTCGGAAACCCTGAATTGCCATGCAGCATGTAATTCATGTACATATCTGCAAACTCTTCAATCCTATTGTTCCCGTTTTGTAACCAACTGTTTTCCACACATGGAGAAGTACTACACATATAGCCAACACCGTTCCGATCACCACTTGGTATCCAATCAGAAGCCAATTGACCAGTAGTAACAAACCGATGGTTGTCATATACGTGTCCAACTTCATGAAGCAAATTTGTCATAGTTGGGAATTTTGTGCAAGTTACGTTGTAAAGCACTGTTTCGCAATTTCCATCACGAAAAGTTATCGAGGGGTCTACGACCAATCTTACTCTCCCATGCTGTTCCTTAAATAAATCCTCAGATTTACCGCCTCCCTTTTCTTGGACTAAACGCTCCCCGACTATTTGCACCGAGCGTAAGACCTGATAACGTTGTTCTTGCGAAACTCCTTTTGTAGTTACTCCATATGCAATTAACTGCTGTGTAACATAGTAATTTCCATATGCTTGAGCTGACCCGCAAAAGACACCATCAATACAATATTTAGTTGGAGTACGTCCATCAGGATCATTGTATTTCACTGGATTATTGATTACATATGAATATCGATTATAAGTCTGGGGATTTGCAAATCTAGGCACGATACTATCTGGCTGTATAAATCTACTCAACCCTGGGTTATAAAAGCGCGCTTTGTAATCCATCAAGCCCGTATTGCCCAACAAGCGCTGACCCGTGTAGCCAAAGTCTGTTTGCGTGATGCCCTCCTCAAAGCGCGGCACGCCATAAGGCGTATAACGCTGTTCCCCCAGCAAGTTGCCAGATACATCTATGAGAGCAACTATTGAACCCAGATGGTCGGTCAGCAGGTACTTGGTGCCTTCGTCATCACGCATGGCCACGCGCTGTCCTGCCAGGCCGTAATACTTTATGATCTCGGGCGAGCCGTTGGCGTCGCGCACTTCATAGGCACCACCGCCCAGATACAAGGTCACCGCACCATCTGGTTTGACCTGCTTGACCCTGATCCCATCACCATCGTAGGTAAAGACCCACTCATCGTCACCGTTGTCCAAGCCCGCCAGGCGGTTCTCGGCGTTGAAGGTGTGCGTCCATTCGATACCATATTCAATGCGCGTGGTCATGTTGCCGTTGGCATCATAGCCGTAACTGCCGGAGAAGGGCATGGCTGGCGGCGTGGGCGTCAGCTCTAAAGTAGGTGTCACCTCTGGCGTCTCGGTCGGTGTGACCTCCGGGGTCTCGGTCGGGGTTTCCGTTTCCGTAGGTTCTGGCGTTTCCGTGGGGGTCTCGGTTTCGGTAGGTGTCACCTCCGGTGTCTCAGTCGGCGTCTCCGTCTCAGTCGGCGTGGCTTCGGGGTCAAGCGTCTCCGTCGCAGTAGGCGTCAGCGTCGGTTCCAGAGTAGGCTCCGGCACGATGTAGTTGCCTGCGCTGAGGATGTTGCCGAGCTGGTCGTAGTCCCAGCGCTGGCGATAGATATAGTCCTCTGGTTCTGTAAAGGCGTTGGCTTCCAGCAAGCGGTCTAAATGATCATATTCATAGCTGAAGTTCTCTTCGAGCACGGCGTCCTGCATGGCAGTGATGTTGCCGGCCAGGTCATATTCGTAGCTGAAGTCGATCAAGTCCTGGGAGCCATTGTTGGCCACCCGGGTCAATAAACGGTTGGTGCTGCCGGAATAAGTGTTGGTCACCAATACGCCATTGCCCAGGCTCATCTGCGTGATCTGGCTCAGGGCGTTGTAGGCCAGGCTGGCAAGATTTCCTGCTTCACTGCCGCTCATCGCATTGACACGGCCCAGGGCATCGTAAGCATACGAAACCACTTCGCTGTCCGGGTAGGTCAGGCTGGCGATGCGCCCCAGCCAGTCGCTGACGGTGGTGAAAGCAAAACTGCCGCTGACCCCGCTGATGCTGCGCGTCTCGGTCACAGTGCGGCCATAGTCGCTGTAATTCCAGCTGGTGCTGCCGCTTTGGTCCGTCATGCCGACCCGAAAGCCGATCGTGCCGGCGCTGCTGCCATAGGTGTAGGTCGCCAGGGTCTGGCTGTTGTTCGCGTCGGTCTTGCTCAGCAGGCGGCCCAGGTCGTCATAGGCAAAACTCAACACCTGGCCGCGCGCATCGGTCTGCTGGGTTAAATTGCCAAAAGCATCATAGACATAACTCCACAGGCCCATGTCCGGGTCGTTCATGCTGGTCTTGCGGCCCAGCCAGTCGTAACTGATGGCGGTGACGTTGTTCTGCGCGTCGCGCACCTGGGTCAGGCGGTCGTAGATGTCATAGGTATAGAGGATCGTGGCGTAGAGGGCTGTACTGGGGTGCGTCCCGGAAAATTCCTGTACGGCGATCATACGGCCCAGGCCGTCATTGGTGCGCATGATGCGATGGCCGTTGGGGTCGATGCTGCTGATGCTCAACCCTGAATAGACAAGAGAAGAAACAATGTTTCCGGGTTGCGTTGTTGAGGTTAAGCGACCCAACAAGTCGTAACTGTGGGTGGTATACGCCCCCGGCGCGCCGATCCCCGGCAGGCTCTGGCTGGCCACCAAACCCTGGGCGTTGTAGGTCGTGGCGGTCACCAGCCCTACCGCGTTCTGGCTCAGCATGCGGCTCAGCCCATCGTAGGTGCCTGTGACTGTTCTGTACGCAGGGCTATCCGGGCCGAGCATGTCCAAGATCTGCATGCTCAAGCTATACGGCGCGGCCACCTGTCCATCCACCGGAGTCGGATAGCTGAAGGTCACGTTGGGGCTGCCAAAGCCCGGCGCGGTAGTGCTCAGCACCCGCCCCAAGCCGTCGTAGCTGGTGCTGCTGGTCCAACTGTTGGGGTCGGCGGCCGTCACCGGCAGGCCCAGGCTCAGCAAATAGGCTGTGCTGCTGGTCTGGCTGAGCGGGTTGGTGCTGCTGACCGGGTAGGTGTGCAGCGTGCTGTCATAGGACATTTGGCTGGACCGATAGCCGCTGCTTGGCGGGCTGCCCAGTGTCCCATAGTCCTCATAGGCGCGCGTCTCCACCAGATTGCCATAGGCGTCATACACAAAGCCGGCGTCCACCGTCTGGCTGCTGTTGCCCACCCGCGTCTGGCTCAGGGTCAGCAGGCCGCGGGTCAGCGCCGCGCCGCCGTCATACACCAGGCGCGTCTCGCCGCGCACGGCGTTGTTGGCGTCCCGCAGGGTCTGCGTCGCCAGCCGGTCCAGAATGTACACGGCCGGGTCGCTGTTCACCGCGTAGCTGAACTCCTGGCGGCGATACAGGCTGCCGCCCAGGTACTCGCTCTGCGAGAGCAGGTTGCCGGTGCCTGGGTGCCGCTGATAGACGGTCTTGTTGACCAGCGAAAGCCCGCCGGTCAGCAGCTCGAAGTTTTCGGTCTGCAGCAAATAGCGGTAATTCAGGCCCGCAAAGGGCGCCTGGCTGTTGTCGGTCACATAGGTGTGGCGGGTCCGGCGCAGCACCTCGCCATTGCTTGGGTTCTTCCAGTCGGTGGTCTGCGGGCGGCCCACGTCCAGCCCAGCCGTGCCAAAGAGGTGGGTGGTGTCCAGGATCTTGGTTTCGCCGTCCAGCTGGTAGCTGGTCTCGGTCACGCTGGGGTGGCCGATCAGCGCCCCGTGGTTGGGGTTGCCGCCCAGCCCGGCATAGACCGGTGTACCGTAGCTGTATTTCTGCACCGCGGCCAGCGCCACGCCGCTGTGGACTTGCGCTTCGATAACCCGGTAGTTGTACCAGGAGGCCGCCCCACGCCCGTCGTGCTGGTAGGTGTAGGTCAGTTGGCCGCCGTAGCCGTTGGCGATGCTGACCAGCCGCGGGTAGGTCCACACGTTTTGCCCGCCGCTCACCGCCCGGTTGGGTAGGTTCTCGTAGCCGAAGCTGACCGTCGCCGCCTCCGTGTAAGGGATGGTGACCCCGCCTTCCGTGTAACCCCCGCCGCTGACCCGCAGGCCGGTCAGCGTCAGCGTGCCGTTCAGGTTGGGCGCCGCTTCCGCCGCATAGTCGAGCTGATAGCGGCGCACCAGCGTCTCGTCATACAGGATCTGGATCTCAGCCAGCAGCTGCTCGTCCCATTGGTCCCAAATGCCGAAGTTCAGGGGGGCCGTGTCGCCCACCCCGCCGCGCCCGGCGGTCACAAAGCGCACTTCGTAGCCCGGCGCCTCGACCTCGGCGCCATGCAGCCCGCCGGAAAGCCAACCGGTGAAGCGGATGCTCTCCAGGTAGCTGGCCCGGTCAAAGGCCGGGATCTGCGCGGCCGCCGGCGGCTGCTCCTCGGCATAGCTGTATTCAATGAAGTTGCCGTGCACATCCACAATGCGGTCCACCCGCCAGCGGCTGGCGACCACATTGGTACCCACCCCGGCATAGCCCAGCGAGGTATACGGCGCGTCCGGCGTGGTGCACGGCGTGCCGGTCTGGCACTTGTAGCCATACATCAGGGTGCGCTGCTCGGCATCCTCATTCCAGCCCAGGCGGTAGCGTGTGCCGTCCGTGGCCACGATCTCCCACCACTCGCCGGTGGTGTTGGGCACCGCCCCGGCATTGCCCAGGGCGTGGTTGTGGCGCTCGATATACAGGAAAGACGCCCGTTCGGTGTAGTAGCGGTTGGGGTGGGCCGGGTCCTTCAACAGGTTGTGCTCTTCGCCATTGAAGGTCAGGGCAAATTTGTCCTGGTAGCCATAGCCGCTGGTGCTGGTGGTGATCTGGCGCACGATCTCCACCGCGTCAATGTTCCAACCCACGCCCACCCAGGGCGCCTGCACATCGCCCAGCACGCCGTCCACCGTCTTGCTGGAATAGCTCAGGCGAATGTCCGGCGCCAGGCCGCCGCGCCCGGCCGGCGTCCAGATCGGGATGCTGTACTGCGCCCCGCCAGTGAACAGCGCCGCATACGGCTGGTCAAACAGCAGCACGTTGGCACCGTTCTGCGGCAGGCTGTCGCCCAGGCCGCCGCCCCAGGTGGAGAAGTGGGCGGCTTCGACCGTGACGGTGTTGGCTTCGGGGTCCAGCGCCACGATCGGCTGCTTGACCCAAATATCCAAAGCTTCATCGTACAGGGCCACATACGGTTCCTGGCCAGCCGGCACGTCTTTCAGGTCCACCACGGAGGAGAAGTCGACCTCCAGAAAGACCGGCTGGGCAAAGGCCTCTTCCACGACCGCGCCGGGCTCCATCCGCTGGGTTTCGTCCCCCAGGCCCTCGGCCAGCCCGGGCGCGGC encodes:
- a CDS encoding RHS repeat-associated core domain-containing protein, translating into MWRLPQNAAGLVSSQSLPSFGSPSQFTVHSYDLLGRLTSTTQPGSISTQTIYAGLTTSMIDPNGHRVSRTSDGLGRMIAVQEFSGTHPSTALYATTLYNYDIYDRLTQVRDAQNNVTAISYDWLGRKTSMNDPDMGLWNYAYDALGNLLEQEDARGQVLSFAYDDLGRLLSKTDENTSQTLATYSYGSSAGTIGFRVGMTDQSGSTSWTYSDYGRTVTETRSISGVSGSFAFTTVSDWLGRIASLTYPDSEVVSYSYDALGRVNGMAGTETGSLATLAYNALSQITQMSLGNGVLVTNTYSGSTNRLLNRAASNGSQDLIDFSYEYDLAGNITAMQDTVLNENFSYEYDHLDRLLEANAFTEPEDYIYRQRWDYDQLGNILSAGNYIVPEPTLEPTLTPTATETLDPEATPTETETPTETPEVTPTETETPTETPEPTETETPTETPEVTPTETPEVTPTLELTPTPPAMPFSGSYGYDANGNMTTRIEYGIEWTQTFNAENRLAGLDNGDDEWVLIYDGNGHRVKQVNPDGTITLYLGGGAYEVRDANGSPEIIKYYGLADQRLAMRDDEGTKYLLTDHLGSLVALTDAVGDLLGEQRYTPYGLPRFEEGIAQTDFGYTGQRRLDGTGLMDYNARCYNPALGRFIQPDLVVSRLSNPQTLNRLSYVLNRPLTMVDPSGYVSKTPCLDGIICGKPLTVQQNLWVSYGIKLSGNWSSIDLYAINKAVRDVAAKVAQTTGSKNSSLAFRQAFDTDASTPLVINKVSSYTYMGDEYTGGCVTRSSSLVDCAAMSLVAQRRVNNYIHELGHVFNNIYGKVPENSLPQRYVDSRASILLPNPFGGRLWQQNTSETKSETFADMFIAWTYSSWGTGELEERVEDLTASEWMATNMSQWLKIGETK